A genomic region of Vitis vinifera cultivar Pinot Noir 40024 chromosome 7, ASM3070453v1 contains the following coding sequences:
- the LOC100245554 gene encoding uncharacterized protein LOC100245554, whose translation MSRCFPFPPPGYEKKTRSDDTDLLTKEKRKEKRHQKDKKDKDRRERKEKKDEERSKEKNREKKDRKEKKKDKKERNRDREKNRTSDEKRIEGKPASYNGEKPRPNNLPGVEISNSKIVQELGRRLGDKDKIVGSPMVQKVTLTDKGRPELEGSMVESNIGNSADKKRKSKDKNDTGKANGQGNKVEARNPENAAAHNSGWMDQQRIEQGYIGTWSEEKRKTNDKNDAGKANGQGNKVQARVSENATVHNYGWMDQRRVAQSNIGNWAEEERKSKDKNDAGKANGQGNKVEARGPENATVHNSPWMDQRRTGQSIIGNWAEEKSKTKDKDDARKANGQENKVEAKGPESATVHTAAWMDQRRIEGMQVEKKDVEKQVKVKENNEHNGSHSRGDKKKDKDREKKSKSKDKHRNKKEKMEKMKGKREPDTKQTKLKGSDQASIDTQNIKSETLLKGNSKSFATSGNLGKRKEHETNGLFHENRMQPNKLPRPIASSDPIVENGWKSDPSQIITQFAPEKQVLPFNHKADIKEHKFNALAETQHSNSASMNSSSTTVQTTEKCEASAKQPHPDSKYLSQILSVPKIEECSNFDDQEWLFSSKNPQSKNMEVGSLGFDGTMQVWAEALPIKSADVSALPYVIPY comes from the exons ATGTCTCGCTGCTTTCCGTTTCCTCCTCCAGGATATGAAAAGAAGACAAGAAGTGATGATACAGACTTACTTACCAAG GAGAAGCGCAAAGAGAAAAGGCATCAAAAAGATAAGAAGGACAAAGACAGGAGAGAACgtaaagaaaaaaaggatgaagagagaagcaaggaaaaaaacagagagaagaaagacagaaaagagaagaaaaaagacaagaaaGAGAGGAATAGAGATAGAGAAAAAAACAGGACCTCAGATGAGAAGAGAATTGAAGGGAAACCAGCAAGCTATAATGGGGAGAAGCCTCGTCCAAACAACTTGCCAGGTGTTGAGATCAGTAATTCTAAAATTGTGCAGGAGTTGGGCCGGAGACTTGgagataaagataaaattgTTGGAAGTCCGATGGTTCAGAAGGTTACCCTTACAGATAAGGGAAGACCTGAATTGGAGGGAAGTATGGTGGAGAGCAATATTGGCAATTCGGCTGATAAAAAAAGGAAGTCTAAAGACAAAAATGACACTGGAAAGGCCAATGGACAAGGAAATAAGGTTGAGGCAAGAAATCCTGAAAATGCAGCCGCCCATAACTCTGGTTGGATGGATCAACAAAGAATTGAACAGGGCTATATTGGCACTTGGTCTGAGGAAAAAAGGAAGACTAATGACAAAAATGATGCTGGGAAGGCCAATGGACAAGGAAACAAAGTTCAGGCAAGAGTTTCTGAAAATGCAACTGTCCATAACTATGGTTGGATGGATCAAAGAAGAGTTGCACAGAGCAATATTGGCAACTGGGCTGAGGAAGAAAGGAAGtctaaagacaaaaatgatgcTGGGAAGGCCAATGGACAAGGAAACAAAGTTGAGGCAAGAGGTCCTGAAAATGCAACTGTCCATAACTCACCTTGGATGGATCAAAGAAGAACTGGACAGAGCATTATTGGCAATTGGGCGGAGGAAAAAAGTAAGACTAAAGACAAAGATGATGCCAGGAAGGCCAATGGACAAGAAAACAAAGTTGAGGCAAAAGGTCCTGAATCTGCAACTGTACATACCGCTGCTTGGATGGATCAAAGAAGAATTGAAGGAATGCAGGTTGAGAAGAAGGATGTGGAGAAGCAGGTGaaggtgaaagaaaataatgaacaCAATGGAAGTCATAGTAGAGGCGATAAGAAAAAGGATAAAGATcgagaaaagaaaagtaaatcaAAGGATAAGCATAGGAATAAGAAGGAAAAGATGgagaaaatgaagggaaaaaggGAACCAGATACAAAGCAGACCAAATTAAAAGGAAGCGACCAAGCCTCCATAGATactcaaaatattaaatcagaAACTCTTTTGAAGGGCAACAGCAAGAGTTTTGCTACCTCAGGAAATCTTGGCAAGAGAAAGGAGCACGAGACAAATGGACTTTTTCATG AAAATCGCATGCAGCCTAATAAGTTGCCAAGACCCATCGCTTCTTCCGATCCAATTGTAGAAAATGGATGGAAATCAGATCCAAGCCAAATAATTACCCAATTTGCACCTGAGAAGCAGGTGTTGCCATTCAATCATAAGGCTGATATCAAGGAGCACAAGTTTAATGCTTTGGCAGAAACTCAACATTCCAACTCAGCCTCAATGAACTCTTCATCTACTACTGTACAAACTACTGAGAAATGTGAAGCATCTGCCAAACAGCCACATCCGGATTCCAAGTATCTGAGCCAGATACTTTCTGTACCTAAAATAGAGGAATGTTCCAATTTTGATGACCAGGAATGGCTATTTAGCAGCAAAAATCCTCAGTCAAAGAACATGGAAGTGGGTTCTTTGGGGTTTGATGGAACAATGCAGGTGTGGGCTGAGGCATTGCCAATAAAATCTGCTGATGTATCTGCTCTGCCATATGTCATTCCATATTGA